In one window of Primulina tabacum isolate GXHZ01 chromosome 8, ASM2559414v2, whole genome shotgun sequence DNA:
- the LOC142553910 gene encoding membrane-anchored ubiquitin-fold protein 3-like — protein sequence MAEADKRLELKFRIFDGTDIGHGTYSHSITAATLKQRLLSQWPRDKSIVPKSVNDMKLIHAGKFLENGKTLAESRVAQVGELSGGVITMHVVVQLPVAKRKIDKKQAKKQKQGSCSCTIL from the exons ATGGCTGAAGCAGATAAGCGGCTTGAACTTAAGTTCAGAATTTTTGACGGGACGGATATTGGTCATGGAACCTACTCACATTCCATTACTGCTGCTACTCTTAAACAGAGACTTCTGTCTCAGTGGCCTCGAG ATAAATCTATCGTACCAAAGTCAGTGAATGACATGAAATtaatacatgctggaaaatttTTGGAGAATGGAAAGACACTGGCTGAGTCTAGAGTAGCACAAGTTGGTGAGCTTTCTGGAGGAGTTATTACTATGCATGTGGTTGTACAGCTTCCTGTTGCTAAGCGAAAAATAG ATAAAAAGCAGGCGAAGAAACAGAAACAAGGCTCGTGTTCTTGCACGATTCTCTGA